The following DNA comes from Microbacterium sufflavum.
TGCTCAACTCCGGCGCCTACGCCAAGACGCGCGCGATGATCCTGCTCGGGTACTACCAGGGCTTCCGGGTGTCGTCCATCGCGCGCGTCCGCGGCGAGGACATCGACCTCGCCGCGCGCACGATCAGCACGACCGTGAAGGGCGGCAAGGTGCGCCTGCTCCCGCTGCATGACGTGATCGCCGAGCTCTCGAAGTCGATGCCACCCCACGGGTACTGGTTCCCCGCCCGCGATGGCTCCGCCGGGCACGTCCGCCCGTCGTCGGTCACCGACCTCATCACGAAGGCGAAGCTCCGCGCCGGCATCCTCGACCCTAGGCTCACCCCGCACTCACTCCGCCACGCGTTCGGCACCGACCTCGTAGAGCAGGGCGTCGACATCCGGGTGGTGCAGGAGCTGCTCGTGCACGAGCACCTCTCGACCACGCAGATCTACACGCAGGTGAGCGACCGCCGCAAGCAGGACGGCATCCGCACGCTCGCGCCGCGCGAGGTGCCCGCTCGATCCGGGAGGGCTGCCGCTAAGATCGCGGCATGAGGCGAGTCTCCGCGATCCTGGTCACTGCTGGCACGCTGCTCGTTGCCGCGGGGTGTGCACCGACGGCGAGCCCCGACGACGCCGCGTGGTCCGAGTGCATCGCCTTCTACGACGAGCACGAGCCCGAAGGGATCGTGGACGCGGAGAGCGGCGACACGTTCGACAGCGAGCGCATCTGTCACAACATGATCGGCCACCGCGGTCAGGACGAGTTCACGGCATTCTGGAACGATCCTGACCGGGTGGCCGAGTATGCGCGCGGGTTCTAGAGGTCGCGGCGGAGCTTGTCGCTAACGTCGATCGGGCCGGTATCGACCTCGACGAGTGCCTGCGGCGCGTGCTCGGCCAGCTTCGCTTTCAGCGCGGAGATCTCGTCATCCTTGCGCGAGAGCGTGCCGTTCGTGTTCGTCTTGATCGTCTCGATCTCCTTGTTCTGCTGAGCCTGCATCGCTGCCAGCCCACCGAACCCGCCGAGCAGGGCGAGGAGCTGGAACAGGAAGTTGACGAGAGTGGCGGTCGCGTCGGGCCGAATGAGGAGCATGACGAACACGCCAACCGTCCCGACGCCAGCGATGCACGCGATGATGATGAAGATGAGCTGCTTGTTCATTGAGTGGTGTCCTTACTTGATGGGCATGGTGTCGGACCACGCCTTGAACTCCTCAAGGGGCACCGTGGGTGCGCTCGCGAGGAAGTTGGGCGAGACGAACCGGGCGAACAGCACCCCGGCGTTGCTGCGCATGATCGCGTAGCAGCCGCCGCGGTGGGAGCCGGCCTTTCCCTGGATGTTGATGTAGGTGGCGGTCATTTCGTCCTCCTCGGACTCGATGGGGTTGGGGCTGGGGGTAGGGGTGGCGGAGCCGCCGGCGGCGTGGCCGGCACCGACGACGCGGTCGGGGTCGAAGAACCGCCAGTACCCTTCCGTCGTGGCGTGGCCAGATACCTCGCTGTGAAGGTGAGGGCCGGTGGAGTTACCGGAGTTGCCGACGTAACCGAGCTGCGTGCCCTCGACTCCGCGCGAGCCCTTCCGGGGGCAACCGTCGTGCGAATCCATGTGGTGGTAGCCCACCAGCGGGCCGCCGTCGTAGCGCACCCAGATGTAGAACCCGCCTCGGGAGTTGTGCCCGAGAGACTCGACGGTGAACGGCCCGGATGCGCGAATCACTGCGCCGCGGCGCTGCGGATAGTCGACGCCGGAGTGACCCGCGTAGGTGGTCGGGTTGCTGAACGGGACGGGGAGTTTAGGCACGGCCGGCCTCCAGGGCTGCGAGCCGGTCCTCGAAGGTGTCGAGCTGGTCGAGGGCGTCTTGGAGCGCGCCAATCGCCACGAGCGCGAGACGCTCGTAGTGCACGCTGAGCGCGTCGCCGTTCTCGTCGAACACGACGAACTCGGACAGGCCAGCGTCGATCAGCTCCTCCGCGATCACGCCGACATCGACGGGCGCCTCCTCCCAGCCTTCGCCGAACACGTCCGCGCGGAGCCGGTAGGAGACGACGCGGATAGCGCGGAGCTGCTCGCGCGTGTACGTCCGATCCTTGATTTCTTTCTTGAACCGGCGCGCCGACGGGCTGATGCCGACGCGGCCGTCGCCGTTGCGGTACATGGCGACGTACGACGATGTCACCGCGGTGAGCGCCGGCATGTAGAGCGGACCCTGGTCGATGGTGCCGCCCCATCGGGCGATGTAGTTGACGAAGAGACTGTTCACCGTGCCGAGCGGTACCGCGTGGTTCGCGGCCGTCGGGGCGGCGCAGATGAGTCGGCCGGCGGCGTCGTACCGGGGCACCTTGTTAAACACGCTGCCGGTGCCGTCGAACACTTCCGCCTTCGGGAGCGCGCCGAGATTGATGAGTGCCTGCACGGCGGTGTTGGCACCGGTTCCTCCGGCGGCGATCGACCGGATGCCAGCGGCGAACTGCGCGACGTAGTCGCGACTCTTGTTGATCTCGTCCCATCCGTCGCGGCGGTCCTCGTTGCCGTCGAGGATGTCCATGCCGGCGGCGAACGCGGCGTCTCCGTTTGCCATTAGATGGCCTCCTCTGTCCAGGACTCTCCGACCGGAGAGTCGAGCCAAGAATCGCCCGCGGGGATAAGCACCCAGGCGGACGGGGGCGTGTCGGTGGTCCGTGAAGTGGTGGTGACGGTGTTCGCGCCGATGTCGAACTCGACGCGGTCGGCCGTGCCGATCTGGATGGGCGTGCCGTCCAGCAGCGCGGAGAACGTCTGTTCGGCGTGCTCGGTCCAGTCGGCTTGCTTGGTCGCGGTGACGGTGCGCCCGCGGCCCTGCGCGCGCGTGACGGCGTATTGAGCGCGACCGGGGCCGGGGTAGGGCGCGCGAATCTCGCGGCGGATGATCTTGGTGGCACCGGGGATCGCGTACGTGTCGTACATGGTCTGTTCGATGCCGTCGTCGTCGGTCCACGTGTACGCGAGCACGATGCCGTCGAACCAGTCCTCGGCGGAGCGCGAGAGCTGCTCGCTCGCCTGCGTGATGTTCACCCGCTCGCGGAAGGTCTGTGTGCCGGTCTCCCGGTAGCTGGCGTCGCGGAGCGTCCACCGCCGCCGCTCGTCGCACACGAGCCGGAACCCGGACGCCTGCACGAGTGG
Coding sequences within:
- a CDS encoding tyrosine-type recombinase/integrase — protein: MHDKDRNALDLFIDYQRAQNLAATTIRNRRSILTTFARRTGGLVDTDVFTLRRYIGRDDDVSPGTRRTERGALIAFYTFLHDEGLRADNPTTKLPVVRVPKGLPRPFTPEQIDAMLNSGAYAKTRAMILLGYYQGFRVSSIARVRGEDIDLAARTISTTVKGGKVRLLPLHDVIAELSKSMPPHGYWFPARDGSAGHVRPSSVTDLITKAKLRAGILDPRLTPHSLRHAFGTDLVEQGVDIRVVQELLVHEHLSTTQIYTQVSDRRKQDGIRTLAPREVPARSGRAAAKIAA
- a CDS encoding M23 family metallopeptidase; this translates as MPKLPVPFSNPTTYAGHSGVDYPQRRGAVIRASGPFTVESLGHNSRGGFYIWVRYDGGPLVGYHHMDSHDGCPRKGSRGVEGTQLGYVGNSGNSTGPHLHSEVSGHATTEGYWRFFDPDRVVGAGHAAGGSATPTPSPNPIESEEDEMTATYINIQGKAGSHRGGCYAIMRSNAGVLFARFVSPNFLASAPTVPLEEFKAWSDTMPIK
- a CDS encoding tail fiber domain-containing protein, whose amino-acid sequence is MANGDAAFAAGMDILDGNEDRRDGWDEINKSRDYVAQFAAGIRSIAAGGTGANTAVQALINLGALPKAEVFDGTGSVFNKVPRYDAAGRLICAAPTAANHAVPLGTVNSLFVNYIARWGGTIDQGPLYMPALTAVTSSYVAMYRNGDGRVGISPSARRFKKEIKDRTYTREQLRAIRVVSYRLRADVFGEGWEEAPVDVGVIAEELIDAGLSEFVVFDENGDALSVHYERLALVAIGALQDALDQLDTFEDRLAALEAGRA